GCAAAATGGCGGCACCCACTGACCCCAAGACCTTCGGCCCAGGCGTGACAGACGGGGACGGGTTCCGGTCATGCTTCGCCCAGAGCCCCACGGGAGCCCTCTACGCAGCCGCCAACATGATCGCGCTTGGCTCTTCCGGGACACAGGATGAACTCAAGCTCGCCGACAAACTTCTGGTGGCGGGCCCAGGACGTGACGCGGCTATTAAGGCTGCCAAGACGCGGACTTCGACTGCGGGAAGCGGTGAGACCGCTCAGATCAGCGGCTTCCTGCTTAAGTCCTACAGCCCGGCCGAGGCAGACGTCGATCTGGCTATCAAACTCCCGAACGGCGCGCTGGCGCATTCAGTCCTTTCGCTTCGCTGGGTAGCCGGAGACTGGAAAGTGAAGTCCTCTGATGATGGCCAAGTATTCAATGGTGTCGCCCAGCTCGGTGATCTGAGCGGTTTCATCCTCTGGTCAGGCGTCTGACATGGCTGAGTGCAGTCTGGGGGACATGACATGCGTGGCGGGCAACATCGCCTCCGGTGCGGTCAACGACGCCATAACGAACCTGGCGAAGTCGATCATGGAGGGCATGAGCCAGATGGTGACCACGCTCTCCACCTTCTGGGTGTCCATGCCCACGGCCAACCTCGCATCCCAGGACGGGCTCACCCCCAGTCCTGTGGTCGGGTTCGTCAATTCGGAACTGGGCTACTGGACGCTGGCGCTGGCGGTTTTGTCGGTCATCCTCGGCGGCACCCGGATGATCTGGGAGCAGCGCGGGGCACCGTTGAAGGACCTGCTCCGGTCCCTGCTGACCCTCACCCTGGTATCCGGGCTCGGGCTTGCGGTGATTTCCATTCTGGTGATCGCCGCCGATGCGTTCTCGGCCTCGATTATCGACCGGGCAACTGACGGCAAGGGCTTCGCCCGCGCGATGGCCATCCTGGTGATGACAAACCAGACCGGCGTCGGGGTCTTCATCCTGATTATCCTGGGCCTGATGGGTTTGCTTGCCGCCCTCGTCCAGATCGTCCTCATGATCGTCCGCGGCGGCATGCTCGTAATCCTGGCCGGCATCCTCCCGACCACGGCGGCGTTCACCAACACCGAGATGGGACGCCAGTGGTTCCAGAAAGCCATCGGCTGGACCATCGCGTTCATTCTCTACAAGCCCGCCGCGGCCGTCGTCTACGCCGTGGCCTTCAAGCTCATGGGATCCTCGCGCGGCGGGAACATCCTGCTGGGATCCATTACCGGCTTCGCCCTCATGATTGTCGCGCTGCTGGCACTGCCGGCATTGATGCGCTTCGTCACTCCGATGGTCGGAGCTGTCGCTTCCGGTTCCGGCGGGGGAGCCGGAGCGGCGGTGGGGGCCATGGCCACCGGTGCCGTCTCCATGGGCCGTTCCGGCAGTGGACGCGGCAACGCATCCCCCACACCGGGAAGCCAGCCCGGCCAGACGAGCGCCAGCGCACAGGGCAGCAAGGGCGCAGGCGGCAATAACGGCGGCAACGGCAAACCCACCCCTGGCTCAACGGGCCCCGGAGGGGCGCCCGGCAAGGGCACCACCGGAAGCGCCGCAGCCGCCGGGGCAGGCACCTCAGGCCCGGTTGCAGGAGCCGGCGCTGCCGCTGGCGCGGTTACCGCCGGTGCAGGGGCCGCATCGGGAGCGGCCAAAGCCGCCGGCCCGGCCGGACTCGCCGTCGCCGCAGGAGCACACGTAGCGTCCAAGGCCGCGTCGGCCGCACAACAGACCGCGCAGGATTCAACCGGCCAATCAGAACCAACGGAGGGCCCCAGTGGCAGCAATTAATACCGAATACAAGGAACCGTCCTACGGCAACTGGCGCGTTCCCCGCTCCGCAGGGCTGGGAAGCCTGGGCGCGATCGGCACCGGCATCGTCATGACCGGTCTGCTGGCCGGCATCATCACCTTCGCCATCTGGGGCCTGCTGCCGGGCCTGAGTGTCCTCGCCCTCGCCGGGCTGCTCGTGCTGCTTCTGACGGTCAAGGACAAGCACGGACAGTCCATCGTGGACCGGTTCGCGACGCGGATGAACTTCCGTCTCGCCCGTTCCGGCGGGACCAACCTCTACCGTTCCGGCCCGCTCGGGGTCACCGGGTGGGGGATGTTCCAGCTCCCGGGCCTGGCCGCGAAGTCCCGGCTGTATGAGTTCAACGACTCCTACAACCGCCCGTTCGCCATGCTTCACGTCCCGACGACGAACCACTTCACCGTGGCCTTCTCCACCGAACCAGATGGTGCGTCCCTGGTGGATCCGGAACAGGTCGACGCATGGGTCGCGAACTGGGGCGGCTGGATCGCCGGACTCGGGGATGAAGCCGGGTTGGAGGCCGCGGCCGTGACCGTGGAGACCGCACCGGACTCCGGTTACCGGCTGCACAACGAAGTCGAAATGAACATCCACCCCGATGCCCCGGAGCCCGCGAAGGCGATCCTCCGCGAGGTTGTCCGCACCTACCCGGAAGGCTCGGCCACCGTCCGGGCCTGGGTGTCCCTGACCTTCACCGCCGCGCTGCGCTCCGGATCCCGGAAGCGCGAACCCGAAGACGTCGCCCGGGACCTCGCATCCCGGGTCCCCGGGCTCGGTGCCCGGCTGCAAGCCACCGGCGCCGGCATCGCCCGGCCCATGTCCGCGCAGGAACTCTGCGAGGTCGTCCGCATCGCCTACGACCCGCCCGCGGCGTTGATCCTTGATGAAGCCCACGCCGCCGGATCCCCGGTCGACCTGACCTGGGGTGAGGTCGGGCCGTCCGCGACGCAGGCGAGCTGGGATGACTACCGGCACGACGGCGCGTTCTCAGTCTCATGGACCATGACAGGTGCCCCGCGCGGGTCGGTGAACTCCTCCGTTCTGTCCCGGCTGCTGGCCCCGCACGGGGACATCGACCGCAAGCGCGTTTCCCTGCTGTACCGGCCGATGGATTCCGCCCGGGCCGCCGCCGTGGTCGAGCGGGACCAGAACAACGCCAACGTCCGCATCACCTCCGGAGGGCGCCCGTCCGCCCGCGCCCTCGTCGATGCCCGCTCCGCCGCACAGACCGCCCAGGAAGAAGCCCAGGGCGCCGGGCTGGTGAACTTCGGCATGGTTGTCACCGCCACCGTCACCGACCCCGCCCGGCTCGCCGATGCTGTCGCCGCCGTGGAGCAGACCTCCGGCACCGCCCGGGTGCTGTTGCGCAGGGCCTACGGTTCTCAGGACACCGCCTTCGCCGCGTCCCTGCCGCTCGGACTGGTCCTGCCCCGTCACATCCTGCTGCCCACCGAAATCAGAGAGGCCCTCTAAATGGCACCCGTGTGGCCTCTCCGCTCAAAGACAGTAAAGACAGTAAAGACAGTATTCGGTACCGACGACCTGCCCGTGAAGCCGACGAAGTCCGGCAGCGTCCGTGGACGCGCGCCCGGGTCCCGTGGCTGGGGCGGCCGCGGGGGAGGGGCTGCCGCCCTGGTCCCGGCGGCGCGTGAATACCGCGGGACCACGGTGCAGGTCTGCGGGCTGTGGCCGTTTTCCTCGGGTACGTCCTCGCCCATGGTCGGTGTCCCGCTGGGCCGGCACGAGGAAACCCAGGCCACGGTCTGCTGTGATCCGATCAGCTGGTTCCAGCGCGCCCACCTGATTTCCAACCCTTCCGCGTTCATCCTGGGTAAGCCCGGTCTGGGCAAATCCACGCTCGTGCGCCGCATGATGCTGGGCCTCTCCGGCCAGGGCGTCCACCCCCTCGTGCTCGGGGATTTGAAGGGCGAACATGTGGACGCCGTTCGCGCCATCGGCGGGCAGGTCATCGAACTCGGCCGCGGCCGCGGCTTCCTGAACATCCTCGATCCGGGACAGGCTATTGAGGTCGCCCAGCTCCTCGAGGAACGCGGTCACCATGAAGCCGCCGTCCGGGTCCGGGCCGATGCCCACGGCCGGCGCCTGACCATGGTCGTTTCCCTCATCACGATCAGCCGGAACAGCCCGCCCACCGATCAGGAACAGACCATCCTGGACCGCGCCCTGCGGGTCCTCGATGACTCCTTCGACGGTGTTCCGGTCCTGAATGACCTGCTCGGCGTCATCATCGCCGCCCCGGACGAGCTGCGCCAGGTCGCGCTGGACCGGGGAGACATGACCGTCTACCTGCAGGAAACCCGTGCACTGGAAGCAACCCTCCTCGGACTGACCGGCGGCGGGAAACTCGGGGAAATCTTCTCCCGTCACACCACGAACCCAATGCGGCGCGACCGGGCCGTCGTCTTCGACGTCTCCAGCATCGATGAGACAGAAACGGACCTGCAGGCCGCCGTGCTGCTGGCGTGCTGGTCCTACGGCTTCGGCACCGTCAACGTCGCCAACGCCCTCGCCGACGCCGGGCTGGAACCGCGGCGGAACTACTTCGTCGTCCTGGATGAGCTCTGGCGGGCACTGCGCGCCGGCAAGGGCATGGTGGACCGGGTGGACGCCCTGACCCGGCTCAACCGCTCGGTAGGTGTCGGGCAGGTCATGATTTCCCACACCATGTCCGACCTGCTGGCGCTCCCGGCAGAAGAGGACCGGATGAAGGCCCGTGGCTTCGTTGAACGCGCCGGCATGGTCATCTGCGGCGGCCTTCCCGCCTCGGAGATGCCACTGCTGACCGCAGCGATCCCGCTCTCGCGACAGGAACAGCAGAAGCTCATCTCCTGGCAGGACCCGCCGGCCTGGGACTCGCGCGGCGGCGACGTCGAACCTCCCGGACGCGGGAAATTCCTAATCAAGGTCGGCGGCCGGCCCGGCATCCCCGTCCAGATCGGCCTCACTTCCATCGAGGCCTGCCTGAACGACACCAACAAACGCTGGCACGCCCCGGCAGAGTCCCTGGCCGAAGCGTCCGCTCCGGTCCGGGAAGAGGGTGCGGCATGAGTGCTCCGAACCGTAAAGGCACCGGCATGGGCGACGGGCTGGGGATCTGGCTGTCCATCGGCGCAGCTGTCGTCATTGGGGGCGGGGCCTGGGTCTCGGCACATCTCGGATCCTGGATGGCCGGTCTCGCGTCGGCCCCGGCCCACCCGATTGATCTGGTGGCCGGGCTGGCCAAGGGCCGGGTGCCCTGGCCGGTCCAGTCCACCATCGTCGCCTGCGTGCTCCTCGGAATATTGATTGCCCTGACGGTGACGGTGCTGGTGGTCCGGGCCCGAACGGCGCACCAGCGCACCCGGGTGGATAAGGCCGCCGTCCACATGGGCCGCGGCAAAGACCTCGATCATCTGGGCACCAAAGGAGCCACGGCCACCGCCGTACGTCTCGGCGTGGAGAACTCCACAGGGGTGCGGCTTGGCCGCAGCGTGGCCGGGAAGCGCCCGCTGTGGGCGTCCTGGGAGGACATGCTGATCCTCATCGCCGGTCCCCGCACGATGAAGACCACCTCCTACGCCGTCCCGGCAATCCTGGACGCACCCGGCGCGGTGATCGCCACCTCGAACAAGCGCGACATCGTCGACGTCACCCGTCCGGTCCGGGCTGAGGCCGGCGCCGTGTGGGTCTTTGACCCGCAGGCCGTCGCCGAAGAAGACCCCGCCTGGTGGTGGAACCCGCTGTCCTACGTGAAGAACGAAGCGACGGCCGGGAACCTGGCCCAGCACTTCGCCAACGGCTCCCGGGAACCCGGGACCAAACCCGATGCCTACTTCGACCCGGCAGGGCAGAACCTGCTCAAAGCCTTCCTGCTCGCCGCCTCCCTCGGCTCCGCCCCGGTCACGCAGGTCTACACCTGGCTGACCCGCCCGCACGACGAGGCCCCCGCCGAACTGCTCAGGACCGCCGGGTATGACTTGCTCTCGGACATGATCAGGGGCCACATCCGCGAACCGGAAAAGCAGCGGGCCGGCGTTTACGGCACCGCCCGGCAAATGGTTTCCTGCCTGACCGACCGTGAGGTCAGCCAATGGGTCACGCCGGCGCGGGACACGACGGTGGCCACCGACCCGCGGCCGCAGTTCGTCCCCGAGGACTTCGTGCGCGGCAACGGCACGCTCTACAGCCTCTCCCGCGAAGGCGTCGGCACCGCCGGCCCCCTCGTCACCGCCCTGACGGTCGCCGTCGTGGAAGCGGCCGAAAAATACGCCACCTCCCAGCCCGGCGGCCGGCTCGCTACCCCGCTCCTCGGGATCCTGGATGAGGCGGCGAACGTCTGCCGGTGGAAGGCGCTGCCGGACCAGTACAGCCACTACGGCTCCCGCGGCATCATCCTGATGACCATCCTGCAGTCCTGGTCCCAGGGTGTGGAGGTCTGGTCCCTGGAAGGGATGCGGAAACTCTGGTCCGCGGCGAACGTGAAAATCTACGGCGGCGGCGTCTCCGAAGTCGGCTACCTCGATGAGCTCTCCCGCCTGATCGGCCAGTACAGCTACATCAACGTCTCCCGCAGCCACAGCAAAACCGGATCCTCCTCCTCCCGGCAGGAGAACAAAGACGAGATCCTGTCCGTCGCCGACCTGACGGCACTGCCGCGGTTCCGGGCCATCCTGCTCGCCTCCGGCGCCCCGGCCACCATGATCGAAACCATCCCGTGGATGAACGGCCCCCACGCCCAGAAGGTCAAAGACTCCCTCACCGACCGGGAGAAAGTCGACCGCGAGCCTGTGGCCGTCCCCGCGCACAACCCATGGACGAACACCGCGTGAGTGAAGAGTTCGGGGACGCGTTCGGCGACGAAAAGGCCAGACCCACAACGAGCGGCCACAGCCATGACGAACCTGAACCGGAGCTGGTCTA
The DNA window shown above is from Arthrobacter sp. NicSoilB8 and carries:
- a CDS encoding SCO6880 family protein, yielding MAAINTEYKEPSYGNWRVPRSAGLGSLGAIGTGIVMTGLLAGIITFAIWGLLPGLSVLALAGLLVLLLTVKDKHGQSIVDRFATRMNFRLARSGGTNLYRSGPLGVTGWGMFQLPGLAAKSRLYEFNDSYNRPFAMLHVPTTNHFTVAFSTEPDGASLVDPEQVDAWVANWGGWIAGLGDEAGLEAAAVTVETAPDSGYRLHNEVEMNIHPDAPEPAKAILREVVRTYPEGSATVRAWVSLTFTAALRSGSRKREPEDVARDLASRVPGLGARLQATGAGIARPMSAQELCEVVRIAYDPPAALILDEAHAAGSPVDLTWGEVGPSATQASWDDYRHDGAFSVSWTMTGAPRGSVNSSVLSRLLAPHGDIDRKRVSLLYRPMDSARAAAVVERDQNNANVRITSGGRPSARALVDARSAAQTAQEEAQGAGLVNFGMVVTATVTDPARLADAVAAVEQTSGTARVLLRRAYGSQDTAFAASLPLGLVLPRHILLPTEIREAL
- a CDS encoding ATP/GTP-binding protein; translated protein: MAPVWPLRSKTVKTVKTVFGTDDLPVKPTKSGSVRGRAPGSRGWGGRGGGAAALVPAAREYRGTTVQVCGLWPFSSGTSSPMVGVPLGRHEETQATVCCDPISWFQRAHLISNPSAFILGKPGLGKSTLVRRMMLGLSGQGVHPLVLGDLKGEHVDAVRAIGGQVIELGRGRGFLNILDPGQAIEVAQLLEERGHHEAAVRVRADAHGRRLTMVVSLITISRNSPPTDQEQTILDRALRVLDDSFDGVPVLNDLLGVIIAAPDELRQVALDRGDMTVYLQETRALEATLLGLTGGGKLGEIFSRHTTNPMRRDRAVVFDVSSIDETETDLQAAVLLACWSYGFGTVNVANALADAGLEPRRNYFVVLDELWRALRAGKGMVDRVDALTRLNRSVGVGQVMISHTMSDLLALPAEEDRMKARGFVERAGMVICGGLPASEMPLLTAAIPLSRQEQQKLISWQDPPAWDSRGGDVEPPGRGKFLIKVGGRPGIPVQIGLTSIEACLNDTNKRWHAPAESLAEASAPVREEGAA
- a CDS encoding type IV secretory system conjugative DNA transfer family protein: MSAPNRKGTGMGDGLGIWLSIGAAVVIGGGAWVSAHLGSWMAGLASAPAHPIDLVAGLAKGRVPWPVQSTIVACVLLGILIALTVTVLVVRARTAHQRTRVDKAAVHMGRGKDLDHLGTKGATATAVRLGVENSTGVRLGRSVAGKRPLWASWEDMLILIAGPRTMKTTSYAVPAILDAPGAVIATSNKRDIVDVTRPVRAEAGAVWVFDPQAVAEEDPAWWWNPLSYVKNEATAGNLAQHFANGSREPGTKPDAYFDPAGQNLLKAFLLAASLGSAPVTQVYTWLTRPHDEAPAELLRTAGYDLLSDMIRGHIREPEKQRAGVYGTARQMVSCLTDREVSQWVTPARDTTVATDPRPQFVPEDFVRGNGTLYSLSREGVGTAGPLVTALTVAVVEAAEKYATSQPGGRLATPLLGILDEAANVCRWKALPDQYSHYGSRGIILMTILQSWSQGVEVWSLEGMRKLWSAANVKIYGGGVSEVGYLDELSRLIGQYSYINVSRSHSKTGSSSSRQENKDEILSVADLTALPRFRAILLASGAPATMIETIPWMNGPHAQKVKDSLTDREKVDREPVAVPAHNPWTNTA